One genomic region from Zalophus californianus isolate mZalCal1 chromosome 14, mZalCal1.pri.v2, whole genome shotgun sequence encodes:
- the SMTN gene encoding smoothelin isoform X6, with translation MADEALAGLDEGALRKLLEVTADLAERRRIRSAIRELQRQELQREEEALASKRFRAERQDNKENWLHSQQQEAEQRAALARLAGRLESMNDVEELTALLRGAGEYEERKLIRAAIRRIRAQEIEAATLAGRLCSGRPNSGSREESKGRAAQRLERCEVPEPEKQEQQAEVPEPTPTPQGTSRDVTTVTLLLRAPPGGTPSLPASPVSSPTTASPEPPLEPTEAQCPAAEAVGSPEAPSSPPRATSPEPQEAPATPSTERQVVSKLLPGPTEPPAVQGPTKGPSNTKRADLSGPRPCQRSLSVLSPRQPAQNREPPTPASGPSPFQRAGSVRDRVRKFTSDSPMAAGLQDGPPGLALGPLTPTRLLGPSHISTTPASSSSGSSSRGPSATSSRFSKEPRGTARPLAQLQSCPREEGPRGRGLAARPLENGAGGPVARSEEASAPLPVPVGTAEPGASMKTTFTIEIKDGRGQASTSRVLLPTGNQRAELTLGLRAPPTLLSTSSGGKSTITHISSPGTLAQLGSVTHVTSFSHASPGSRGGRSIKMEPEPVEPPSAAVEVANGAEQTRVTKAPERRSPLSAEELMAIEDESILDKMLDQTTDYEERKLIRAALRELRQKKRDQRDKERERRLQEARARPGEGRGNTATETTMQHSQRAADGSAVSTVTKTERLVHSNDGTRTARTTTVESSFVRRSENGGSSTLVQTKTFSSSSSKKMGSIFDREDDASPRPGSLAALEKRQAEKKKELMKAQSLPKTSASQARKAMIEKLEKEGAAGSPGGPRAAVQRSTSFGVPNANSIKQMLLDWCRAKTRGYEHVDIQNFSSSWSDGMAFCALVHNFFPEAFDYGQLSPQNRRQNFEVAFSSAEMLVDCVPLVEVEDMMIMGKKPDPKCVFTYVQSLYNHLRRHELRLRGKNV, from the exons TTGGAGGTCACAGCGGATCTGGCAGAGCGGCGGCGCATCCGCTCAGCCATCCGGGAGCTGCAGCGGCAGGAGCTGCAGCGTGAGGAGGAGGCCCTGGCATCCAAGCGCTTCCGTGCCGAGCGGCAGGACAACAAGGAGAACTGGCTGCA CTCTCAGCAGCAGGAGGCGGAGCAGCGAGCTGCTCTGGCGCGGCTGGCAGGGCGGCTGGAGTCCATGAATGATGTGGAAGAGCTGACCGCGCTG CTGCGAGGTGCCGGTGAGTATGAAGAACGCAAGCTGATCCGAGCTGCCATCCGCCGCATAAGGGCCCAGGAGATCGAGG CTGCCACGTTGGCTGGGAGGTTGTGCAGCGGGCGTCCCAACAGTGGCTCAAGAGAGGAGAGCAAGGGGCGGGCAGCACAGAGGCTGGAACGGTGTGAG GTGCCAGAGCCAGAGAAacaggagcagcaggcagaggtcCCAGAACCAACCCCAACCCCCCAGGGCACCAGCCGGGATGTGACCACGGTGACACTCCTGCTGCGGGCCCCACCTGGGGGCACACCCAGCTTACCTGCCTCACCCGTCAGTTCACCCACCACTGCTTCTCCTGAGCCTCCACTAGAGCCTACTGAGGCCCAGTGTCCTGCTGCTGAGGCTGTGGGCAGTCCCGAGGCACCCTCCAGCCCACCCAGGGCCACCAGTCCTGAGCCCCAGGAAGCACCAGCCACCCCCAGCACTGAGAGGCAGGTGGTCAGCAAG CTCCTGCCTGGCCCCACAGAGCCCCCAGCTGTCCAAGGCCCCACCAAAGGTCCTTCCAATACAAAGAGAGCAG ACCTGTCTGGACCCCGTCCCTGCCAACGCTCCCTGTCCGTGCTCAGCCCCCGCCAGCCAGCCCAGAACCGAG AACCCCCGACCCCTGCCAGTGGACCTTCCCCATTCCAGCGGGCCGGCTCCGTGCGGGATCGTGTGCGCAAGTTCACCTCTGATTCTCCTATGGCTGCTGGGCTCCAGGATGGTCCACCCGGGTTGGCCCTGGGTCCCTTGACCCCCACAAGACTCTTGGGCCCCTCCCACATCAGCACTACCCCTGCCTCCTCTTCCAGTGGCTCCTCCTCACGGGGCCCCAGTGCCACCTCCTCCCGCTTCAGCAAGGAGCCACGAGGAACAGCCAGGCCCCTGGCCCAGCTTCAGAGCTGCCCCAGGGAGGAGGGCCCCAGGGGGCGGGGCTTGGCTGCCAGGCCCCTTGAAAACGGAGCAGGGGGGCCCGTGGCCCGCTCAGAGGAGGCCAGTGCCCCGCTTCCCGTGCCTGTCGGCACTGCCGAGCCAGGGGCCAGTATGAAGACCACATTCACCATCGAGATCAAGGATGGCCGTGGCCAGGCATCCACTAGCCGAGTGCTGCTGCCCACAGGCAACCAGAGGGCAG AACTGACGCTGGGGCTACGGGCGCCTCCCACCCTCCTCAGCACCAGCAGTGGGGGCAAGAGCACCATCACCCATATCAGCAGCCCTGGGACCCTGGCCCAGCTGGGTAGCGTCACTCACGTCACCAGCTTCAGCCATGCCTCCCCCGGTAGTCGGGGAGGCCGCAGCATTAAG ATGGAGCCAGAGCCAGTAGAGCCCCCCTCTGCAGCAGTGGAAGTGGCTAATGGCGCCGAGCAAACCCGGGTGACCAAAGCACCAGAGAGGCGGAGCCCGCTGAGCGCTGAGGAGCTGATGGCCATCGAGGATGAAAGCATCCTGGACAAGATG CTGGATCAGACGACAGACTATGAGGAACGGAAGCTCATCCGGGCTGCACTACGTGAGCTCCGACAAAAGAAGAGAG acCAGCGGGACAAGGAACGGGAACGGCGGCTTCAAGAGGCACGGGCCCGGCCAGGGGAGGGCCGTGGCAACACAGCCACTGAGACCACCATGCAGCACAGCCAGAGAGCAGCCGATGGCTCAGCTGTCAGCACTGTCACCAAGACTGAGCGGCTCGTCCACTCCA ATGATGGCACACGGACGGCCCGCACCACCACAGTGGAGTCCAGTTTTGTGAGGCGCTCGGAGA ATGGTGGCAGCAGCACCCTGGTGCAAACCAAGACCTTCTCCTCGTCATCATCCAAGAAGATGGGCAG cATCTTTGACCGCGAGGATGACGCCAGCCCGCGGCCCGGCAGCCTGGCGGCACTCGAGAAACGCCaggcagagaagaagaaagagctgaTGAAGGCGCAGAGCCTTCCCAAGACCTCGGCCTCCCAGGCGCGCAAGGCCATGATTGAAAAGCTGGAGAAGGAAGGCGCCGCGGG CAGCCCTGGTGGACCCCGCGCAGCCGTGCAGCGCTCCACCAGCTTTGGGGTCCCCAACGCTAACAGCATCAAGCAGATGTTGCTGGACTGGTGCCGAGCCAAGACGCGTGGCTATGAG CACGTGGACATCCAGAACTTCTCCTCAAGTTGGAGTGATGGGATGGCCTTCTGTGCCCTGGTGCACAACTTCTTCCCCGAGGCCTTCGACTATGGGCAGCTCAGCCCGCAGAACCGGCGTCAGAACTTCGAGGTGGCCTTCTCATCTGCTGA GATGCTGGTGGACTGCGTCCCTCTGGTGGAGGTGGAGGACATGATGATCATGGGCAAGAAGCCTGACCCCAAGTGCGTCTTCACCTACGTGCAGTCGCTCTACAACCACCTGCGGCGCCACGAGCTGCGCCTGCGAGGCAAGAATGTCTAG
- the SMTN gene encoding smoothelin isoform X13 translates to MADEALAGLDEGALRKLLEVTADLAERRRIRSAIRELQRQELQREEEALASKRFRAERQDNKENWLHSQQQEAEQRAALARLAGRLESMNDVEELTALLRGAGEYEERKLIRAAIRRIRAQEIEAATLAGRLCSGRPNSGSREESKGRAAQRLERCEVPEPEKQEQQAEVPEPTPTPQGTSRDVTTVTLLLRAPPGGTPSLPASPVSSPTTASPEPPLEPTEAQCPAAEAVGSPEAPSSPPRATSPEPQEAPATPSTERQVVSKLLPGPTEPPAVQGPTKGPSNTKRADLSGPRPCQRSLSVLSPRQPAQNREPPTPASGPSPFQRAGSVRDRVRKFTSDSPMAAGLQDGPPGLALGPLTPTRLLGPSHISTTPASSSSGSSSRGPSATSSRFSKEPRGTARPLAQLQSCPREEGPRGRGLAARPLENGAGGPVARSEEASAPLPVPVGTAEPGASMKTTFTIEIKDGRGQASTSRVLLPTGNQRAELTLGLRAPPTLLSTSSGGKSTITHISSPGTLAQLGSVTHVTSFSHASPGSRGGRSIKMEPEPVEPPSAAVEVANGAEQTRVTKAPERRSPLSAEELMAIEDESILDKMLDQTTDYEERKLIRAALRELRQKKRDGGSSTLVQTKTFSSSSSKKMGSIFDREDDASPRPGSLAALEKRQAEKKKELMKAQSLPKTSASQARKAMIEKLEKEGAAGSPGGPRAAVQRSTSFGVPNANSIKQMLLDWCRAKTRGYEHVDIQNFSSSWSDGMAFCALVHNFFPEAFDYGQLSPQNRRQNFEVAFSSAETHADCPQLLDTEDMVRLREPDWKCVYTYIQEFYRCLVQKGLVKTKKS, encoded by the exons TTGGAGGTCACAGCGGATCTGGCAGAGCGGCGGCGCATCCGCTCAGCCATCCGGGAGCTGCAGCGGCAGGAGCTGCAGCGTGAGGAGGAGGCCCTGGCATCCAAGCGCTTCCGTGCCGAGCGGCAGGACAACAAGGAGAACTGGCTGCA CTCTCAGCAGCAGGAGGCGGAGCAGCGAGCTGCTCTGGCGCGGCTGGCAGGGCGGCTGGAGTCCATGAATGATGTGGAAGAGCTGACCGCGCTG CTGCGAGGTGCCGGTGAGTATGAAGAACGCAAGCTGATCCGAGCTGCCATCCGCCGCATAAGGGCCCAGGAGATCGAGG CTGCCACGTTGGCTGGGAGGTTGTGCAGCGGGCGTCCCAACAGTGGCTCAAGAGAGGAGAGCAAGGGGCGGGCAGCACAGAGGCTGGAACGGTGTGAG GTGCCAGAGCCAGAGAAacaggagcagcaggcagaggtcCCAGAACCAACCCCAACCCCCCAGGGCACCAGCCGGGATGTGACCACGGTGACACTCCTGCTGCGGGCCCCACCTGGGGGCACACCCAGCTTACCTGCCTCACCCGTCAGTTCACCCACCACTGCTTCTCCTGAGCCTCCACTAGAGCCTACTGAGGCCCAGTGTCCTGCTGCTGAGGCTGTGGGCAGTCCCGAGGCACCCTCCAGCCCACCCAGGGCCACCAGTCCTGAGCCCCAGGAAGCACCAGCCACCCCCAGCACTGAGAGGCAGGTGGTCAGCAAG CTCCTGCCTGGCCCCACAGAGCCCCCAGCTGTCCAAGGCCCCACCAAAGGTCCTTCCAATACAAAGAGAGCAG ACCTGTCTGGACCCCGTCCCTGCCAACGCTCCCTGTCCGTGCTCAGCCCCCGCCAGCCAGCCCAGAACCGAG AACCCCCGACCCCTGCCAGTGGACCTTCCCCATTCCAGCGGGCCGGCTCCGTGCGGGATCGTGTGCGCAAGTTCACCTCTGATTCTCCTATGGCTGCTGGGCTCCAGGATGGTCCACCCGGGTTGGCCCTGGGTCCCTTGACCCCCACAAGACTCTTGGGCCCCTCCCACATCAGCACTACCCCTGCCTCCTCTTCCAGTGGCTCCTCCTCACGGGGCCCCAGTGCCACCTCCTCCCGCTTCAGCAAGGAGCCACGAGGAACAGCCAGGCCCCTGGCCCAGCTTCAGAGCTGCCCCAGGGAGGAGGGCCCCAGGGGGCGGGGCTTGGCTGCCAGGCCCCTTGAAAACGGAGCAGGGGGGCCCGTGGCCCGCTCAGAGGAGGCCAGTGCCCCGCTTCCCGTGCCTGTCGGCACTGCCGAGCCAGGGGCCAGTATGAAGACCACATTCACCATCGAGATCAAGGATGGCCGTGGCCAGGCATCCACTAGCCGAGTGCTGCTGCCCACAGGCAACCAGAGGGCAG AACTGACGCTGGGGCTACGGGCGCCTCCCACCCTCCTCAGCACCAGCAGTGGGGGCAAGAGCACCATCACCCATATCAGCAGCCCTGGGACCCTGGCCCAGCTGGGTAGCGTCACTCACGTCACCAGCTTCAGCCATGCCTCCCCCGGTAGTCGGGGAGGCCGCAGCATTAAG ATGGAGCCAGAGCCAGTAGAGCCCCCCTCTGCAGCAGTGGAAGTGGCTAATGGCGCCGAGCAAACCCGGGTGACCAAAGCACCAGAGAGGCGGAGCCCGCTGAGCGCTGAGGAGCTGATGGCCATCGAGGATGAAAGCATCCTGGACAAGATG CTGGATCAGACGACAGACTATGAGGAACGGAAGCTCATCCGGGCTGCACTACGTGAGCTCCGACAAAAGAAGAGAG ATGGTGGCAGCAGCACCCTGGTGCAAACCAAGACCTTCTCCTCGTCATCATCCAAGAAGATGGGCAG cATCTTTGACCGCGAGGATGACGCCAGCCCGCGGCCCGGCAGCCTGGCGGCACTCGAGAAACGCCaggcagagaagaagaaagagctgaTGAAGGCGCAGAGCCTTCCCAAGACCTCGGCCTCCCAGGCGCGCAAGGCCATGATTGAAAAGCTGGAGAAGGAAGGCGCCGCGGG CAGCCCTGGTGGACCCCGCGCAGCCGTGCAGCGCTCCACCAGCTTTGGGGTCCCCAACGCTAACAGCATCAAGCAGATGTTGCTGGACTGGTGCCGAGCCAAGACGCGTGGCTATGAG CACGTGGACATCCAGAACTTCTCCTCAAGTTGGAGTGATGGGATGGCCTTCTGTGCCCTGGTGCACAACTTCTTCCCCGAGGCCTTCGACTATGGGCAGCTCAGCCCGCAGAACCGGCGTCAGAACTTCGAGGTGGCCTTCTCATCTGCTGA GACCCATGCGGACTGCCCGCAGCTCCTGGACACAGAGGACATGGTGCGGCTTCGAGAGCCTGACTGGAAGTGCGTGTACACGTACATCCAGGAGTTCTACCGCTGTCTGGTCCAGAAGGGGCTGGTAAAAACCAAAAAGTCCTAA
- the SMTN gene encoding smoothelin isoform X3, whose amino-acid sequence MADEALAGLDEGALRKLLEVTADLAERRRIRSAIRELQRQELQREEEALASKRFRAERQDNKENWLHSQQQEAEQRAALARLAGRLESMNDVEELTALLRGAGEYEERKLIRAAIRRIRAQEIEAATLAGRLCSGRPNSGSREESKGRAAQRLERCEVPEPEKQEQQAEVPEPTPTPQGTSRDVTTVTLLLRAPPGGTPSLPASPVSSPTTASPEPPLEPTEAQCPAAEAVGSPEAPSSPPRATSPEPQEAPATPSTERQVVSKLLPGPTEPPAVQGPTKGPSNTKRAGHHHFSKLPDLSGPRPCQRSLSVLSPRQPAQNREPPTPASGPSPFQRAGSVRDRVRKFTSDSPMAAGLQDGPPGLALGPLTPTRLLGPSHISTTPASSSSGSSSRGPSATSSRFSKEPRGTARPLAQLQSCPREEGPRGRGLAARPLENGAGGPVARSEEASAPLPVPVGTAEPGASMKTTFTIEIKDGRGQASTSRVLLPTGNQRAELTLGLRAPPTLLSTSSGGKSTITHISSPGTLAQLGSVTHVTSFSHASPGSRGGRSIKMEPEPVEPPSAAVEVANGAEQTRVTKAPERRSPLSAEELMAIEDESILDKMLDQTTDYEERKLIRAALRELRQKKRDQRDKERERRLQEARARPGEGRGNTATETTMQHSQRAADGSAVSTVTKTERLVHSNDGTRTARTTTVESSFVRRSENGGSSTLVQTKTFSSSSSKKMGSIFDREDDASPRPGSLAALEKRQAEKKKELMKAQSLPKTSASQARKAMIEKLEKEGAAGSPGGPRAAVQRSTSFGVPNANSIKQMLLDWCRAKTRGYEHVDIQNFSSSWSDGMAFCALVHNFFPEAFDYGQLSPQNRRQNFEVAFSSAEMLVDCVPLVEVEDMMIMGKKPDPKCVFTYVQSLYNHLRRHELRLRGKNV is encoded by the exons TTGGAGGTCACAGCGGATCTGGCAGAGCGGCGGCGCATCCGCTCAGCCATCCGGGAGCTGCAGCGGCAGGAGCTGCAGCGTGAGGAGGAGGCCCTGGCATCCAAGCGCTTCCGTGCCGAGCGGCAGGACAACAAGGAGAACTGGCTGCA CTCTCAGCAGCAGGAGGCGGAGCAGCGAGCTGCTCTGGCGCGGCTGGCAGGGCGGCTGGAGTCCATGAATGATGTGGAAGAGCTGACCGCGCTG CTGCGAGGTGCCGGTGAGTATGAAGAACGCAAGCTGATCCGAGCTGCCATCCGCCGCATAAGGGCCCAGGAGATCGAGG CTGCCACGTTGGCTGGGAGGTTGTGCAGCGGGCGTCCCAACAGTGGCTCAAGAGAGGAGAGCAAGGGGCGGGCAGCACAGAGGCTGGAACGGTGTGAG GTGCCAGAGCCAGAGAAacaggagcagcaggcagaggtcCCAGAACCAACCCCAACCCCCCAGGGCACCAGCCGGGATGTGACCACGGTGACACTCCTGCTGCGGGCCCCACCTGGGGGCACACCCAGCTTACCTGCCTCACCCGTCAGTTCACCCACCACTGCTTCTCCTGAGCCTCCACTAGAGCCTACTGAGGCCCAGTGTCCTGCTGCTGAGGCTGTGGGCAGTCCCGAGGCACCCTCCAGCCCACCCAGGGCCACCAGTCCTGAGCCCCAGGAAGCACCAGCCACCCCCAGCACTGAGAGGCAGGTGGTCAGCAAG CTCCTGCCTGGCCCCACAGAGCCCCCAGCTGTCCAAGGCCCCACCAAAGGTCCTTCCAATACAAAGAGAGCAG GCCACCACCATTTCTCCAAACTGCCAGACCTGTCTGGACCCCGTCCCTGCCAACGCTCCCTGTCCGTGCTCAGCCCCCGCCAGCCAGCCCAGAACCGAG AACCCCCGACCCCTGCCAGTGGACCTTCCCCATTCCAGCGGGCCGGCTCCGTGCGGGATCGTGTGCGCAAGTTCACCTCTGATTCTCCTATGGCTGCTGGGCTCCAGGATGGTCCACCCGGGTTGGCCCTGGGTCCCTTGACCCCCACAAGACTCTTGGGCCCCTCCCACATCAGCACTACCCCTGCCTCCTCTTCCAGTGGCTCCTCCTCACGGGGCCCCAGTGCCACCTCCTCCCGCTTCAGCAAGGAGCCACGAGGAACAGCCAGGCCCCTGGCCCAGCTTCAGAGCTGCCCCAGGGAGGAGGGCCCCAGGGGGCGGGGCTTGGCTGCCAGGCCCCTTGAAAACGGAGCAGGGGGGCCCGTGGCCCGCTCAGAGGAGGCCAGTGCCCCGCTTCCCGTGCCTGTCGGCACTGCCGAGCCAGGGGCCAGTATGAAGACCACATTCACCATCGAGATCAAGGATGGCCGTGGCCAGGCATCCACTAGCCGAGTGCTGCTGCCCACAGGCAACCAGAGGGCAG AACTGACGCTGGGGCTACGGGCGCCTCCCACCCTCCTCAGCACCAGCAGTGGGGGCAAGAGCACCATCACCCATATCAGCAGCCCTGGGACCCTGGCCCAGCTGGGTAGCGTCACTCACGTCACCAGCTTCAGCCATGCCTCCCCCGGTAGTCGGGGAGGCCGCAGCATTAAG ATGGAGCCAGAGCCAGTAGAGCCCCCCTCTGCAGCAGTGGAAGTGGCTAATGGCGCCGAGCAAACCCGGGTGACCAAAGCACCAGAGAGGCGGAGCCCGCTGAGCGCTGAGGAGCTGATGGCCATCGAGGATGAAAGCATCCTGGACAAGATG CTGGATCAGACGACAGACTATGAGGAACGGAAGCTCATCCGGGCTGCACTACGTGAGCTCCGACAAAAGAAGAGAG acCAGCGGGACAAGGAACGGGAACGGCGGCTTCAAGAGGCACGGGCCCGGCCAGGGGAGGGCCGTGGCAACACAGCCACTGAGACCACCATGCAGCACAGCCAGAGAGCAGCCGATGGCTCAGCTGTCAGCACTGTCACCAAGACTGAGCGGCTCGTCCACTCCA ATGATGGCACACGGACGGCCCGCACCACCACAGTGGAGTCCAGTTTTGTGAGGCGCTCGGAGA ATGGTGGCAGCAGCACCCTGGTGCAAACCAAGACCTTCTCCTCGTCATCATCCAAGAAGATGGGCAG cATCTTTGACCGCGAGGATGACGCCAGCCCGCGGCCCGGCAGCCTGGCGGCACTCGAGAAACGCCaggcagagaagaagaaagagctgaTGAAGGCGCAGAGCCTTCCCAAGACCTCGGCCTCCCAGGCGCGCAAGGCCATGATTGAAAAGCTGGAGAAGGAAGGCGCCGCGGG CAGCCCTGGTGGACCCCGCGCAGCCGTGCAGCGCTCCACCAGCTTTGGGGTCCCCAACGCTAACAGCATCAAGCAGATGTTGCTGGACTGGTGCCGAGCCAAGACGCGTGGCTATGAG CACGTGGACATCCAGAACTTCTCCTCAAGTTGGAGTGATGGGATGGCCTTCTGTGCCCTGGTGCACAACTTCTTCCCCGAGGCCTTCGACTATGGGCAGCTCAGCCCGCAGAACCGGCGTCAGAACTTCGAGGTGGCCTTCTCATCTGCTGA GATGCTGGTGGACTGCGTCCCTCTGGTGGAGGTGGAGGACATGATGATCATGGGCAAGAAGCCTGACCCCAAGTGCGTCTTCACCTACGTGCAGTCGCTCTACAACCACCTGCGGCGCCACGAGCTGCGCCTGCGAGGCAAGAATGTCTAG
- the SMTN gene encoding smoothelin isoform X7: MADEALAGLDEGALRKLLEVTADLAERRRIRSAIRELQRQELQREEEALASKRFRAERQDNKENWLHSQQQEAEQRAALARLAGRLESMNDVEELTALLRGAGEYEERKLIRAAIRRIRAQEIEAATLAGRLCSGRPNSGSREESKGRAAQRLERCEVPEPEKQEQQAEVPEPTPTPQGTSRDVTTVTLLLRAPPGGTPSLPASPVSSPTTASPEPPLEPTEAQCPAAEAVGSPEAPSSPPRATSPEPQEAPATPSTERQVVSKLLPGPTEPPAVQGPTKGPSNTKRADLSGPRPCQRSLSVLSPRQPAQNREPPTPASGPSPFQRAGSVRDRVRKFTSDSPMAAGLQDGPPGLALGPLTPTRLLGPSHISTTPASSSSGSSSRGPSATSSRFSKEPRGTARPLAQLQSCPREEGPRGRGLAARPLENGAGGPVARSEEASAPLPVPVGTAEPGASMKTTFTIEIKDGRGQASTSRVLLPTGNQRAELTLGLRAPPTLLSTSSGGKSTITHISSPGTLAQLGSVTHVTSFSHASPGSRGGRSIKMEPEPVEPPSAAVEVANGAEQTRVTKAPERRSPLSAEELMAIEDESILDKMLDQTTDYEERKLIRAALRELRQKKRDQRDKERERRLQEARARPGEGRGNTATETTMQHSQRAADGSAVSTVTKTERLVHSNDGTRTARTTTVESSFVRRSENGGSSTLVQTKTFSSSSSKKMGSIFDREDDASPRPGSLAALEKRQAEKKKELMKAQSLPKTSASQARKAMIEKLEKEGAAGSPGGPRAAVQRSTSFGVPNANSIKQMLLDWCRAKTRGYEHVDIQNFSSSWSDGMAFCALVHNFFPEAFDYGQLSPQNRRQNFEVAFSSAETHADCPQLLDTEDMVRLREPDWKCVYTYIQEFYRCLVQKGLVKTKKS, from the exons TTGGAGGTCACAGCGGATCTGGCAGAGCGGCGGCGCATCCGCTCAGCCATCCGGGAGCTGCAGCGGCAGGAGCTGCAGCGTGAGGAGGAGGCCCTGGCATCCAAGCGCTTCCGTGCCGAGCGGCAGGACAACAAGGAGAACTGGCTGCA CTCTCAGCAGCAGGAGGCGGAGCAGCGAGCTGCTCTGGCGCGGCTGGCAGGGCGGCTGGAGTCCATGAATGATGTGGAAGAGCTGACCGCGCTG CTGCGAGGTGCCGGTGAGTATGAAGAACGCAAGCTGATCCGAGCTGCCATCCGCCGCATAAGGGCCCAGGAGATCGAGG CTGCCACGTTGGCTGGGAGGTTGTGCAGCGGGCGTCCCAACAGTGGCTCAAGAGAGGAGAGCAAGGGGCGGGCAGCACAGAGGCTGGAACGGTGTGAG GTGCCAGAGCCAGAGAAacaggagcagcaggcagaggtcCCAGAACCAACCCCAACCCCCCAGGGCACCAGCCGGGATGTGACCACGGTGACACTCCTGCTGCGGGCCCCACCTGGGGGCACACCCAGCTTACCTGCCTCACCCGTCAGTTCACCCACCACTGCTTCTCCTGAGCCTCCACTAGAGCCTACTGAGGCCCAGTGTCCTGCTGCTGAGGCTGTGGGCAGTCCCGAGGCACCCTCCAGCCCACCCAGGGCCACCAGTCCTGAGCCCCAGGAAGCACCAGCCACCCCCAGCACTGAGAGGCAGGTGGTCAGCAAG CTCCTGCCTGGCCCCACAGAGCCCCCAGCTGTCCAAGGCCCCACCAAAGGTCCTTCCAATACAAAGAGAGCAG ACCTGTCTGGACCCCGTCCCTGCCAACGCTCCCTGTCCGTGCTCAGCCCCCGCCAGCCAGCCCAGAACCGAG AACCCCCGACCCCTGCCAGTGGACCTTCCCCATTCCAGCGGGCCGGCTCCGTGCGGGATCGTGTGCGCAAGTTCACCTCTGATTCTCCTATGGCTGCTGGGCTCCAGGATGGTCCACCCGGGTTGGCCCTGGGTCCCTTGACCCCCACAAGACTCTTGGGCCCCTCCCACATCAGCACTACCCCTGCCTCCTCTTCCAGTGGCTCCTCCTCACGGGGCCCCAGTGCCACCTCCTCCCGCTTCAGCAAGGAGCCACGAGGAACAGCCAGGCCCCTGGCCCAGCTTCAGAGCTGCCCCAGGGAGGAGGGCCCCAGGGGGCGGGGCTTGGCTGCCAGGCCCCTTGAAAACGGAGCAGGGGGGCCCGTGGCCCGCTCAGAGGAGGCCAGTGCCCCGCTTCCCGTGCCTGTCGGCACTGCCGAGCCAGGGGCCAGTATGAAGACCACATTCACCATCGAGATCAAGGATGGCCGTGGCCAGGCATCCACTAGCCGAGTGCTGCTGCCCACAGGCAACCAGAGGGCAG AACTGACGCTGGGGCTACGGGCGCCTCCCACCCTCCTCAGCACCAGCAGTGGGGGCAAGAGCACCATCACCCATATCAGCAGCCCTGGGACCCTGGCCCAGCTGGGTAGCGTCACTCACGTCACCAGCTTCAGCCATGCCTCCCCCGGTAGTCGGGGAGGCCGCAGCATTAAG ATGGAGCCAGAGCCAGTAGAGCCCCCCTCTGCAGCAGTGGAAGTGGCTAATGGCGCCGAGCAAACCCGGGTGACCAAAGCACCAGAGAGGCGGAGCCCGCTGAGCGCTGAGGAGCTGATGGCCATCGAGGATGAAAGCATCCTGGACAAGATG CTGGATCAGACGACAGACTATGAGGAACGGAAGCTCATCCGGGCTGCACTACGTGAGCTCCGACAAAAGAAGAGAG acCAGCGGGACAAGGAACGGGAACGGCGGCTTCAAGAGGCACGGGCCCGGCCAGGGGAGGGCCGTGGCAACACAGCCACTGAGACCACCATGCAGCACAGCCAGAGAGCAGCCGATGGCTCAGCTGTCAGCACTGTCACCAAGACTGAGCGGCTCGTCCACTCCA ATGATGGCACACGGACGGCCCGCACCACCACAGTGGAGTCCAGTTTTGTGAGGCGCTCGGAGA ATGGTGGCAGCAGCACCCTGGTGCAAACCAAGACCTTCTCCTCGTCATCATCCAAGAAGATGGGCAG cATCTTTGACCGCGAGGATGACGCCAGCCCGCGGCCCGGCAGCCTGGCGGCACTCGAGAAACGCCaggcagagaagaagaaagagctgaTGAAGGCGCAGAGCCTTCCCAAGACCTCGGCCTCCCAGGCGCGCAAGGCCATGATTGAAAAGCTGGAGAAGGAAGGCGCCGCGGG CAGCCCTGGTGGACCCCGCGCAGCCGTGCAGCGCTCCACCAGCTTTGGGGTCCCCAACGCTAACAGCATCAAGCAGATGTTGCTGGACTGGTGCCGAGCCAAGACGCGTGGCTATGAG CACGTGGACATCCAGAACTTCTCCTCAAGTTGGAGTGATGGGATGGCCTTCTGTGCCCTGGTGCACAACTTCTTCCCCGAGGCCTTCGACTATGGGCAGCTCAGCCCGCAGAACCGGCGTCAGAACTTCGAGGTGGCCTTCTCATCTGCTGA GACCCATGCGGACTGCCCGCAGCTCCTGGACACAGAGGACATGGTGCGGCTTCGAGAGCCTGACTGGAAGTGCGTGTACACGTACATCCAGGAGTTCTACCGCTGTCTGGTCCAGAAGGGGCTGGTAAAAACCAAAAAGTCCTAA